The following are from one region of the Mus musculus strain NOD/ShiLtJ chromosome 17 genomic scaffold, GRCm38.p6 alternate locus group NOD/ShiLtJ MMCHR17_CHO_IDD1 genome:
- the Bag6 gene encoding large proline-rich protein BAG6 isoform 1 (isoform 1 is encoded by transcript variant 8), which translates to MEPSDSASTAMEEPDSLEVLVKTLDSQTRTFIVGAQMNVKEFKEHIAASVSIPSEKQRLIYQGRVLQDDKKLQEYNVGGKVIHLVERAPPQTQLPSGASSGTGSASATHGGAPLPGTRGPGASVHDRNANSYVMVGTFNLPSDGSAVDVHINMEQAPIQSEPRVRLVMAQHMIRDIQTLLSRMECRGGTQAQASQPPPQTPQTVASETVALNSQTSEPVESEAPPREPMESEEMEERPPTQTPELAPSGPAPAGPAPAGPAPAPETNAPNHPSPAEHVEVLQELQRLQRRLQPFLQRYCEVLGAAATTDYNNNHEGREEDQRLINLVGESLRLLGNTFVALSDLRCNLACAPPRHLHVVRPMSHYTTPMVLQQAAIPIQINVGTTVTMTGNGARPPPAPGAEAATPGSAQATSLPPSSTTVDSSTEGAPPPGPAPPPASSHPRVIRISHQSVEPVVMMHMNIQDSGAQPGGVPSAPTGPLGPPGHGQTLGQQVPGFPTAPTRVVIARPTPPQARPSHPGGPPVSGALQGAGLGTNTSLAQMVSGLVGQLLMQPVLVAQGTPGMAQAQAQAQAQAQAQAQAPAPAPAPAPAPATASASAGTTNTATTAGPAPGGPAQPPPPQPSAADLQFSQLLGNLLGPAGPGAGGPGMASPTITVAMPGVPAFLQGMTDFLQASQTAPPPPPPPPPPPPAPEQQSTPPPGSPSGGTASPGGLGPESLPPEFFTSVVQGVLSSLLGSLGARAGSSESIAAFIQRLSGSSNIFEPGADGALGFFGALLSLLCQNFSMVDVVMLLHGHFQPLQRLQPQLRSFFHQHYLGGQEPTPSNIRMATHTLITGLEEYVRESFSLVQVQPGVDIIRTNLEFLQEQFNSIAAHVLHCTDSGFGARLLELCNQGLFECLALNLHCLGGQQMELAAVINGRIRRMSRGVNPSLVSWLTTMMGLRLQVVLEHMPVGPDAILRYVRRVGDPPQTLPEEPMEVQGAERTSPEPQRENASPAPGTTAEEAMSRGPPPAPEGGSRDEQDGASADAEPWAAAVPPEWVPIIQQDIQSQRKVKPQPPLSDAYLSGMPAKRRKTMQGEGPQLLLSEAVSRAAKAAGARPLTSPESLSRDLEAPEVQESYRQQLRSDIQKRLQEDPNYSPQRFPNAHRAFADDP; encoded by the exons ATGGAGCCGAGTGATAGTGCCAGTACCGCTATGGAGGAGCCTGACAGCCTGGAGGTACTGGTGAAGACCCTGGACTCTCAGACTCGGACTTTTATTGTGGGGGCCCAG ATGAATGTAaaggagtttaaggaacacataGCTGCCTCTGTCAGCATCCCTTCCGAGAAACAGCGGCTCATCTACCAGGGCCGGGTCCTACAAGACGACAAGAAGCTCCAGGAGTACA ACGTTGGGGGAAAGGTTATTCACCTGGTGGAACGGGCTCCTCCTCAGACTCAGCTTCCttctggagcatcttctgggacaggctctgCCTCAGCAACTCATGGTGGGGCACCCCTGCCTGGCACTCGGGGCCCTGGGGCTTCTGTTCATGACCGGAATGCCAACAGCTATGTCATGGTTGGAACCTTCAATCTTCCT AGTGACGGCTCTGCTGTGGATGTTCACATCAACATGGAACAGGCCCCAATTCAG AGTGAGCCCCGGGTCCGGCTGGTGATGGCTCAGCACATGATTAGGGATATACAGACCTTACTGTCCCGGATGGAG TGTCGAGGGGGAACCCAAGCTCAGGCCAGTCAGCCACCCCCGCAGACACCGCAGACTGTGGCCTCAGAGacggtagccttgaactcacaaacatcAGAACCAGTCGAAAGTGAAGCTCCTCCTCGAGAGCCCATGGAGTCAGAAGAAATGGAGGAACGTCCCCCAACCCAGACTCCAGAGCTTGCGCCCTCAGGCCCAGCTCCCGCAGGCCCAGCTCCCGCAGGCCCAGCTCCCGCGCCAGAGACAAATGCACCCAA CCACCCTTCCCCCGCAGAGCACGTGGAGGTGCTCCAGGAGCTTCAGCGCTTGCAGCGCCGTCTTCAGCCTTTCCTACAGCGCTACTGCGAGGTCCTGGGCGCTGCTGCCACCACAGACTACAACAACAAC CATGAGGGCCGTGAGGAGGACCAGAGGTTGATCAACTTGGTTGGGGAGAGCCTGCGGCTACTGGGCAACACTTTCGTGGCATTGTCTGATCTGCGCTGCAATCTAGCCTGTGCACCCCCACGGCACCTGCACGTGGTTCGGCCTATGTCTCACTACACGACTCCCATGGTGCTCCAGCAGGCAGCCATTCCCATTCAG ATCAATGTGGGGACTACTGTGACCATGACAGGCAATGGGGCTCGGCCTCCACCAGCTCCTGGTGCGGAGGCAGCAACCCCAGGTTCTGCCCAGGCCacatccctgcctccctcttccaCCACTGTTGATTCATCAACTGAAGGAGCTCCCCCACCAGGGCCAGCACCGCCACCAGCCTCCAGCCACCCACGGGTCATCCGGATTTCCCACCAGAGTGTGGAGCCCGTGGTCATGATGCACATGAACATTCAAG ATTCTGGAGCACAGCCTGGTGGTGTGCCAAGTGCTCCCACTGGTCCACTGGGACCTCCTGGTCATGGACAGACCCTGG GACAGCAGGTGCCCGGCTTCCCAACAGCACCAACTCGGGTGGTGATTGCCCGGCCAACTCCTCCACAGGCTCGGCCTTCCCATCCTGGgggacctccagtctctggaGCTCTG CAGGGCGCTGGGCTGGGTACAAACACTTCATTGGCCCAGATGGTGAGCGGCCTTGTGGGGCAACTTCTTATGCAGCCTGTTCTTGTGG CTCAGGGGACTCCAGGAATGGCTCAGgctcaggcccaggcccaggctcaggcccaggcccaggcccaggctccagctccggctccggctccagctccagctcctgccACTGCTTCAGCTAGTGCTGGTACTACCAACACAGCTACCACAGCTGGCCCTGCTCCTGGGGGTCCTGCccagcctccacctcctcagCCCTCTGCAGCTGATCTTCAGTTCTCTCAGCTCCTGGGAAATCTGCTGGGGCCTGCAGGGCCAGGGGCTGGGGGGCCAGGCATGGCTTCTCCCACCATCACTGTGGCAATGCCTGGTGTCCCTGCTTTTCTCCAGGGCATGACTGATTTTTTGCAG GCATCACAGACTGcccctccaccccctccacctcctccacccccaccccctgccccagagCAGCAGAGCACACCCCCACCAGGGTCTCCTTCTGGTGGAACAGCAAGCCCTGGAGGCTTAGGTCCTGAGAGCCTGCCACCAGAGTTTTTCACCTCAGTGGTGCAGGGCGTGTTGAGCTCCCTCCTGGGCTCCTTGGGGGCTCGAGCTGGCAGCAGTGAGAGTATCGCTGCCTTCATCCAACGCCTCAGTGGATCCAGCAACATCTTTGAGCCTGGGGCTGATGGCGCCCTTG GATTCTTCGGAGCTCTGCTCTCTCTCCTGTGCCAGAATTTCTCCATGGTGGATGTGGTGATGCTTCTCCATGGCCATTTCCAGCCACTGCAGCGGCTCCAGCCACAGCTGCGATCTTTCTTCCACCAGCACTACCTGGGTGGCCAGGAGCCCACGCCTAGCAACATCCGG ATGGCGACCCACACACTGATCACTGGGCTGGAAGAGTATGTAAGGGAGAGTTTT TCTTTGGTACAGGTTCAGCCAGGTGTGGATATCATCCGGACAAATTTAGAATTTCTCCAAGAGCAGTTTAACAGCATTGCTGCTCATGTGCTGCACTGTACAG ACAGTGGATTTGGAGCCCGGTTGCTGGAGCTGTGTAACCAGGgcctgtttgaatgcttggccctgaACCTCCACTGCTTGGGGGGACAGCAAATGGAGCTTGCTGCTGTCATCAATGGTCGAATT CGCCGCATGTCTCGCGGGGTGAATCCATCCTTGGTGAGCTGGCTGACAACCATGATGGGACTGAGGCTTCAGGTGGTCTTGGAGCACATGCCTGTGGGTCCCGACGCCATCCTCAGATATGTTCGTAGGGTTGGTGATCCTCCTCAG ACACTTCCTGAAGAGCCGATGGAAGTTCAGGGAGCAGAAAGAACTTCCCCTGAACCTCAG AGAGAGAATGCTTCCCCAGCCCCTGGAACAACAGCAGAAGAAGCCATGTCCCGAGGCCCGCCCCCTGCTCCTGAAGGAGGTTCCCGAGATGAACAGGATGGAGCTTCAGCTGATGCAGAACCCTGGGCAGCTGCAGTCCCCCCT gaaTGGGTCCCTATTATCCAGCAGGACATTCAGAGCCAGCGGAAGGTGAAACCTCAGCCGCCCCTGAGTGATGCCTACCTCAGTGGCATGCCTGCCAAGAGACGAAAG ACAATGCAGGGTGAGGGCCCCCAGCTGCTACTCTCAGAGGCAGTGAGCCGGGCAGCTAAGGCAGCCGGAGCTCGGCCCCTGACAAGCCCCGAGAGCCTGAGCCGGGACCTGGAGGCACCAGAGGTTCAGGAGAGCTACAGGCAGCAG CTCCGGTCTGATATCCAAAAACGACTGCAGGAAGATCCCAACTACAGCCCCCAGCGCTTCCCTAATGCCCATCGGGCATTTGCTGATGACCCCTAG
- the Bag6 gene encoding large proline-rich protein BAG6 isoform 2 (isoform 2 is encoded by transcript variant 11), whose product MEPSDSASTAMEEPDSLEVLVKTLDSQTRTFIVGAQMNVKEFKEHIAASVSIPSEKQRLIYQGRVLQDDKKLQEYNVGGKVIHLVERAPPQTQLPSGASSGTGSASATHGGAPLPGTRGPGASVHDRNANSYVMVGTFNLPSDGSAVDVHINMEQAPIQSEPRVRLVMAQHMIRDIQTLLSRMECRGGTQAQASQPPPQTPQTVASETVALNSQTSEPVESEAPPREPMESEEMEERPPTQTPELAPSGPAPAGPAPAGPAPAPETNAPNHPSPAEHVEVLQELQRLQRRLQPFLQRYCEVLGAAATTDYNNNHEGREEDQRLINLVGESLRLLGNTFVALSDLRCNLACAPPRHLHVVRPMSHYTTPMVLQQAAIPIQINVGTTVTMTGNGARPPPAPGAEAATPGSAQATSLPPSSTTVDSSTEGAPPPGPAPPPASSHPRVIRISHQSVEPVVMMHMNIQDSGAQPGGVPSAPTGPLGPPGHGQTLGQQVPGFPTAPTRVVIARPTPPQARPSHPGGPPVSGALGAGLGTNTSLAQMVSGLVGQLLMQPVLVAQGTPGMAQAQAQAQAQAQAQAQAPAPAPAPAPAPATASASAGTTNTATTAGPAPGGPAQPPPPQPSAADLQFSQLLGNLLGPAGPGAGGPGMASPTITVAMPGVPAFLQGMTDFLQASQTAPPPPPPPPPPPPAPEQQSTPPPGSPSGGTASPGGLGPESLPPEFFTSVVQGVLSSLLGSLGARAGSSESIAAFIQRLSGSSNIFEPGADGALGFFGALLSLLCQNFSMVDVVMLLHGHFQPLQRLQPQLRSFFHQHYLGGQEPTPSNIRMATHTLITGLEEYVRESFSLVQVQPGVDIIRTNLEFLQEQFNSIAAHVLHCTDSGFGARLLELCNQGLFECLALNLHCLGGQQMELAAVINGRIRRMSRGVNPSLVSWLTTMMGLRLQVVLEHMPVGPDAILRYVRRVGDPPQTLPEEPMEVQGAERTSPEPQRENASPAPGTTAEEAMSRGPPPAPEGGSRDEQDGASADAEPWAAAVPPEWVPIIQQDIQSQRKVKPQPPLSDAYLSGMPAKRRKTMQGEGPQLLLSEAVSRAAKAAGARPLTSPESLSRDLEAPEVQESYRQQLRSDIQKRLQEDPNYSPQRFPNAHRAFADDP is encoded by the exons ATGGAGCCGAGTGATAGTGCCAGTACCGCTATGGAGGAGCCTGACAGCCTGGAGGTACTGGTGAAGACCCTGGACTCTCAGACTCGGACTTTTATTGTGGGGGCCCAG ATGAATGTAaaggagtttaaggaacacataGCTGCCTCTGTCAGCATCCCTTCCGAGAAACAGCGGCTCATCTACCAGGGCCGGGTCCTACAAGACGACAAGAAGCTCCAGGAGTACA ACGTTGGGGGAAAGGTTATTCACCTGGTGGAACGGGCTCCTCCTCAGACTCAGCTTCCttctggagcatcttctgggacaggctctgCCTCAGCAACTCATGGTGGGGCACCCCTGCCTGGCACTCGGGGCCCTGGGGCTTCTGTTCATGACCGGAATGCCAACAGCTATGTCATGGTTGGAACCTTCAATCTTCCT AGTGACGGCTCTGCTGTGGATGTTCACATCAACATGGAACAGGCCCCAATTCAG AGTGAGCCCCGGGTCCGGCTGGTGATGGCTCAGCACATGATTAGGGATATACAGACCTTACTGTCCCGGATGGAG TGTCGAGGGGGAACCCAAGCTCAGGCCAGTCAGCCACCCCCGCAGACACCGCAGACTGTGGCCTCAGAGacggtagccttgaactcacaaacatcAGAACCAGTCGAAAGTGAAGCTCCTCCTCGAGAGCCCATGGAGTCAGAAGAAATGGAGGAACGTCCCCCAACCCAGACTCCAGAGCTTGCGCCCTCAGGCCCAGCTCCCGCAGGCCCAGCTCCCGCAGGCCCAGCTCCCGCGCCAGAGACAAATGCACCCAA CCACCCTTCCCCCGCAGAGCACGTGGAGGTGCTCCAGGAGCTTCAGCGCTTGCAGCGCCGTCTTCAGCCTTTCCTACAGCGCTACTGCGAGGTCCTGGGCGCTGCTGCCACCACAGACTACAACAACAAC CATGAGGGCCGTGAGGAGGACCAGAGGTTGATCAACTTGGTTGGGGAGAGCCTGCGGCTACTGGGCAACACTTTCGTGGCATTGTCTGATCTGCGCTGCAATCTAGCCTGTGCACCCCCACGGCACCTGCACGTGGTTCGGCCTATGTCTCACTACACGACTCCCATGGTGCTCCAGCAGGCAGCCATTCCCATTCAG ATCAATGTGGGGACTACTGTGACCATGACAGGCAATGGGGCTCGGCCTCCACCAGCTCCTGGTGCGGAGGCAGCAACCCCAGGTTCTGCCCAGGCCacatccctgcctccctcttccaCCACTGTTGATTCATCAACTGAAGGAGCTCCCCCACCAGGGCCAGCACCGCCACCAGCCTCCAGCCACCCACGGGTCATCCGGATTTCCCACCAGAGTGTGGAGCCCGTGGTCATGATGCACATGAACATTCAAG ATTCTGGAGCACAGCCTGGTGGTGTGCCAAGTGCTCCCACTGGTCCACTGGGACCTCCTGGTCATGGACAGACCCTGG GACAGCAGGTGCCCGGCTTCCCAACAGCACCAACTCGGGTGGTGATTGCCCGGCCAACTCCTCCACAGGCTCGGCCTTCCCATCCTGGgggacctccagtctctggaGCTCTG GGCGCTGGGCTGGGTACAAACACTTCATTGGCCCAGATGGTGAGCGGCCTTGTGGGGCAACTTCTTATGCAGCCTGTTCTTGTGG CTCAGGGGACTCCAGGAATGGCTCAGgctcaggcccaggcccaggctcaggcccaggcccaggcccaggctccagctccggctccggctccagctccagctcctgccACTGCTTCAGCTAGTGCTGGTACTACCAACACAGCTACCACAGCTGGCCCTGCTCCTGGGGGTCCTGCccagcctccacctcctcagCCCTCTGCAGCTGATCTTCAGTTCTCTCAGCTCCTGGGAAATCTGCTGGGGCCTGCAGGGCCAGGGGCTGGGGGGCCAGGCATGGCTTCTCCCACCATCACTGTGGCAATGCCTGGTGTCCCTGCTTTTCTCCAGGGCATGACTGATTTTTTGCAG GCATCACAGACTGcccctccaccccctccacctcctccacccccaccccctgccccagagCAGCAGAGCACACCCCCACCAGGGTCTCCTTCTGGTGGAACAGCAAGCCCTGGAGGCTTAGGTCCTGAGAGCCTGCCACCAGAGTTTTTCACCTCAGTGGTGCAGGGCGTGTTGAGCTCCCTCCTGGGCTCCTTGGGGGCTCGAGCTGGCAGCAGTGAGAGTATCGCTGCCTTCATCCAACGCCTCAGTGGATCCAGCAACATCTTTGAGCCTGGGGCTGATGGCGCCCTTG GATTCTTCGGAGCTCTGCTCTCTCTCCTGTGCCAGAATTTCTCCATGGTGGATGTGGTGATGCTTCTCCATGGCCATTTCCAGCCACTGCAGCGGCTCCAGCCACAGCTGCGATCTTTCTTCCACCAGCACTACCTGGGTGGCCAGGAGCCCACGCCTAGCAACATCCGG ATGGCGACCCACACACTGATCACTGGGCTGGAAGAGTATGTAAGGGAGAGTTTT TCTTTGGTACAGGTTCAGCCAGGTGTGGATATCATCCGGACAAATTTAGAATTTCTCCAAGAGCAGTTTAACAGCATTGCTGCTCATGTGCTGCACTGTACAG ACAGTGGATTTGGAGCCCGGTTGCTGGAGCTGTGTAACCAGGgcctgtttgaatgcttggccctgaACCTCCACTGCTTGGGGGGACAGCAAATGGAGCTTGCTGCTGTCATCAATGGTCGAATT CGCCGCATGTCTCGCGGGGTGAATCCATCCTTGGTGAGCTGGCTGACAACCATGATGGGACTGAGGCTTCAGGTGGTCTTGGAGCACATGCCTGTGGGTCCCGACGCCATCCTCAGATATGTTCGTAGGGTTGGTGATCCTCCTCAG ACACTTCCTGAAGAGCCGATGGAAGTTCAGGGAGCAGAAAGAACTTCCCCTGAACCTCAG AGAGAGAATGCTTCCCCAGCCCCTGGAACAACAGCAGAAGAAGCCATGTCCCGAGGCCCGCCCCCTGCTCCTGAAGGAGGTTCCCGAGATGAACAGGATGGAGCTTCAGCTGATGCAGAACCCTGGGCAGCTGCAGTCCCCCCT gaaTGGGTCCCTATTATCCAGCAGGACATTCAGAGCCAGCGGAAGGTGAAACCTCAGCCGCCCCTGAGTGATGCCTACCTCAGTGGCATGCCTGCCAAGAGACGAAAG ACAATGCAGGGTGAGGGCCCCCAGCTGCTACTCTCAGAGGCAGTGAGCCGGGCAGCTAAGGCAGCCGGAGCTCGGCCCCTGACAAGCCCCGAGAGCCTGAGCCGGGACCTGGAGGCACCAGAGGTTCAGGAGAGCTACAGGCAGCAG CTCCGGTCTGATATCCAAAAACGACTGCAGGAAGATCCCAACTACAGCCCCCAGCGCTTCCCTAATGCCCATCGGGCATTTGCTGATGACCCCTAG
- the Bag6 gene encoding large proline-rich protein BAG6 isoform 12 (isoform 12 is encoded by transcript variant 25) has protein sequence MEPSDSASTAMEEPDSLEVLVKTLDSQTRTFIVGAQMNVKEFKEHIAASVSIPSEKQRLIYQGRVLQDDKKLQEYNVGGKVIHLVERAPPQTQLPSGASSGTGSASATHGGAPLPGTRGPGASVHDRNANSYVMVGTFNLPSDGSAVDVHINMEQAPIQSEPRVRLVMAQHMIRDIQTLLSRMECRGGTQAQASQPPPQTPQTVASETVALNSQTSEPVESEAPPREPMESEEMEERPPTQTPELAPSGPAPAGPAPAGPAPAPETNAPNHPSPAEHVEVLQELQRLQRRLQPFLQRYCEVLGAAATTDYNNNHEGREEDQRLINLVGESLRLLGNTFVALSDLRCNLACAPPRHLHVVRPMSHYTTPMVLQQAAIPIQINVGTTVTMTGNGARPPPAPGAEAATPGSAQATSLPPSSTTVDSSTEGAPPPGPAPPPASSHPRVIRISHQSVEPVVMMHMNIQDSGAQPGGVPSAPTGPLGPPGHGQTLGQQVPGFPTAPTRVVIARPTPPQARPSHPGGPPVSGALQGAGLGTNTSLAQMVSGLVGQLLMQPVLVAQGTPGMAQAQAQAQAQAQAQAQAPAPAPAPAPAPATASASAGTTNTATTAGPAPGGPAQPPPPQPSAADLQFSQLLGNLLGPAGPGAGGPGMASPTITVAMPGVPAFLQGMTDFLQASQTAPPPPPPPPPPPPAPEQQSTPPPGSPSGGTASPGGLGPESLPPEFFTSVVQGVLSSLLGSLGARAGSSESIAAFIQRLSGSSNIFEPGADGALGFFGALLSLLCQNFSMVDVVMLLHGHFQPLQRLQPQLRSFFHQHYLGGQEPTPSNIRMATHTLITGLEEYVRESFSLVQVQPGVDIIRTNLEFLQEQFNSIAAHVLHCTDSGFGARLLELCNQGLFECLALNLHCLGGQQMELAAVINGRIRRMSRGVNPSLVSWLTTMMGLRLQVVLEHMPVGPDAILRYVRRVGDPPQTLPEEPMEVQGAERTSPEPQRENASPAPGTTAEEAMSRGPPPAPEGGSRDEQDGASADAEPWAAAVPPEWVPIIQQDIQSQRKVKPQPPLSDAYLSGMPAKRRKLRSDIQKRLQEDPNYSPQRFPNAHRAFADDP, from the exons ATGGAGCCGAGTGATAGTGCCAGTACCGCTATGGAGGAGCCTGACAGCCTGGAGGTACTGGTGAAGACCCTGGACTCTCAGACTCGGACTTTTATTGTGGGGGCCCAG ATGAATGTAaaggagtttaaggaacacataGCTGCCTCTGTCAGCATCCCTTCCGAGAAACAGCGGCTCATCTACCAGGGCCGGGTCCTACAAGACGACAAGAAGCTCCAGGAGTACA ACGTTGGGGGAAAGGTTATTCACCTGGTGGAACGGGCTCCTCCTCAGACTCAGCTTCCttctggagcatcttctgggacaggctctgCCTCAGCAACTCATGGTGGGGCACCCCTGCCTGGCACTCGGGGCCCTGGGGCTTCTGTTCATGACCGGAATGCCAACAGCTATGTCATGGTTGGAACCTTCAATCTTCCT AGTGACGGCTCTGCTGTGGATGTTCACATCAACATGGAACAGGCCCCAATTCAG AGTGAGCCCCGGGTCCGGCTGGTGATGGCTCAGCACATGATTAGGGATATACAGACCTTACTGTCCCGGATGGAG TGTCGAGGGGGAACCCAAGCTCAGGCCAGTCAGCCACCCCCGCAGACACCGCAGACTGTGGCCTCAGAGacggtagccttgaactcacaaacatcAGAACCAGTCGAAAGTGAAGCTCCTCCTCGAGAGCCCATGGAGTCAGAAGAAATGGAGGAACGTCCCCCAACCCAGACTCCAGAGCTTGCGCCCTCAGGCCCAGCTCCCGCAGGCCCAGCTCCCGCAGGCCCAGCTCCCGCGCCAGAGACAAATGCACCCAA CCACCCTTCCCCCGCAGAGCACGTGGAGGTGCTCCAGGAGCTTCAGCGCTTGCAGCGCCGTCTTCAGCCTTTCCTACAGCGCTACTGCGAGGTCCTGGGCGCTGCTGCCACCACAGACTACAACAACAAC CATGAGGGCCGTGAGGAGGACCAGAGGTTGATCAACTTGGTTGGGGAGAGCCTGCGGCTACTGGGCAACACTTTCGTGGCATTGTCTGATCTGCGCTGCAATCTAGCCTGTGCACCCCCACGGCACCTGCACGTGGTTCGGCCTATGTCTCACTACACGACTCCCATGGTGCTCCAGCAGGCAGCCATTCCCATTCAG ATCAATGTGGGGACTACTGTGACCATGACAGGCAATGGGGCTCGGCCTCCACCAGCTCCTGGTGCGGAGGCAGCAACCCCAGGTTCTGCCCAGGCCacatccctgcctccctcttccaCCACTGTTGATTCATCAACTGAAGGAGCTCCCCCACCAGGGCCAGCACCGCCACCAGCCTCCAGCCACCCACGGGTCATCCGGATTTCCCACCAGAGTGTGGAGCCCGTGGTCATGATGCACATGAACATTCAAG ATTCTGGAGCACAGCCTGGTGGTGTGCCAAGTGCTCCCACTGGTCCACTGGGACCTCCTGGTCATGGACAGACCCTGG GACAGCAGGTGCCCGGCTTCCCAACAGCACCAACTCGGGTGGTGATTGCCCGGCCAACTCCTCCACAGGCTCGGCCTTCCCATCCTGGgggacctccagtctctggaGCTCTG CAGGGCGCTGGGCTGGGTACAAACACTTCATTGGCCCAGATGGTGAGCGGCCTTGTGGGGCAACTTCTTATGCAGCCTGTTCTTGTGG CTCAGGGGACTCCAGGAATGGCTCAGgctcaggcccaggcccaggctcaggcccaggcccaggcccaggctccagctccggctccggctccagctccagctcctgccACTGCTTCAGCTAGTGCTGGTACTACCAACACAGCTACCACAGCTGGCCCTGCTCCTGGGGGTCCTGCccagcctccacctcctcagCCCTCTGCAGCTGATCTTCAGTTCTCTCAGCTCCTGGGAAATCTGCTGGGGCCTGCAGGGCCAGGGGCTGGGGGGCCAGGCATGGCTTCTCCCACCATCACTGTGGCAATGCCTGGTGTCCCTGCTTTTCTCCAGGGCATGACTGATTTTTTGCAG GCATCACAGACTGcccctccaccccctccacctcctccacccccaccccctgccccagagCAGCAGAGCACACCCCCACCAGGGTCTCCTTCTGGTGGAACAGCAAGCCCTGGAGGCTTAGGTCCTGAGAGCCTGCCACCAGAGTTTTTCACCTCAGTGGTGCAGGGCGTGTTGAGCTCCCTCCTGGGCTCCTTGGGGGCTCGAGCTGGCAGCAGTGAGAGTATCGCTGCCTTCATCCAACGCCTCAGTGGATCCAGCAACATCTTTGAGCCTGGGGCTGATGGCGCCCTTG GATTCTTCGGAGCTCTGCTCTCTCTCCTGTGCCAGAATTTCTCCATGGTGGATGTGGTGATGCTTCTCCATGGCCATTTCCAGCCACTGCAGCGGCTCCAGCCACAGCTGCGATCTTTCTTCCACCAGCACTACCTGGGTGGCCAGGAGCCCACGCCTAGCAACATCCGG ATGGCGACCCACACACTGATCACTGGGCTGGAAGAGTATGTAAGGGAGAGTTTT TCTTTGGTACAGGTTCAGCCAGGTGTGGATATCATCCGGACAAATTTAGAATTTCTCCAAGAGCAGTTTAACAGCATTGCTGCTCATGTGCTGCACTGTACAG ACAGTGGATTTGGAGCCCGGTTGCTGGAGCTGTGTAACCAGGgcctgtttgaatgcttggccctgaACCTCCACTGCTTGGGGGGACAGCAAATGGAGCTTGCTGCTGTCATCAATGGTCGAATT CGCCGCATGTCTCGCGGGGTGAATCCATCCTTGGTGAGCTGGCTGACAACCATGATGGGACTGAGGCTTCAGGTGGTCTTGGAGCACATGCCTGTGGGTCCCGACGCCATCCTCAGATATGTTCGTAGGGTTGGTGATCCTCCTCAG ACACTTCCTGAAGAGCCGATGGAAGTTCAGGGAGCAGAAAGAACTTCCCCTGAACCTCAG AGAGAGAATGCTTCCCCAGCCCCTGGAACAACAGCAGAAGAAGCCATGTCCCGAGGCCCGCCCCCTGCTCCTGAAGGAGGTTCCCGAGATGAACAGGATGGAGCTTCAGCTGATGCAGAACCCTGGGCAGCTGCAGTCCCCCCT gaaTGGGTCCCTATTATCCAGCAGGACATTCAGAGCCAGCGGAAGGTGAAACCTCAGCCGCCCCTGAGTGATGCCTACCTCAGTGGCATGCCTGCCAAGAGACGAAAG CTCCGGTCTGATATCCAAAAACGACTGCAGGAAGATCCCAACTACAGCCCCCAGCGCTTCCCTAATGCCCATCGGGCATTTGCTGATGACCCCTAG